In a single window of the Pyrococcus sp. NA2 genome:
- a CDS encoding GTP-binding protein → MPTNVTAEYLAAEEEYRNAKTIPEKIRALEKMYALVPKHKGTEKLRLQIKRKLAELRRELEKQRQQRKGGGYSLAVKKEGAAQIVLVGLPNVGKSELLRALTGVDVESADYPFTTTEPVPAMMKYKDVQIQLVEVPGLLEGAALGKGMGPQLLAVIRNADAIAIVVDLSEDPIKQMEILLREFERAGIKVNKRKPRVEIKKTPSGGIVINGAENIKGDINEVMRMLREEKIHSAEITVKEPVTLEEFADALDDSLVWKKAIIIANKGDAPGSKRNYERLVERYSERFKIIPVSAKRRINLEKVKEALYEIADIIRVFTKSPGEEPAYPPIAMKRGSTVLDVAEKIHKDLVKNFKYARVWGKSVKFPGQRVGPDHVLEDGDIVEIHAR, encoded by the coding sequence ATGCCAACCAATGTAACAGCAGAGTACCTAGCAGCTGAAGAAGAGTACAGGAATGCAAAGACTATCCCAGAGAAGATAAGAGCTCTTGAGAAAATGTACGCCTTGGTTCCAAAGCATAAGGGAACTGAAAAGTTGAGACTCCAAATAAAGAGGAAGCTAGCAGAGCTTAGAAGGGAACTTGAAAAGCAGAGACAGCAAAGGAAAGGGGGAGGCTACTCTTTAGCAGTTAAAAAAGAAGGTGCAGCACAAATTGTCCTTGTAGGTTTACCCAACGTTGGAAAGTCAGAGTTGTTGAGAGCCCTAACTGGAGTTGATGTCGAGAGTGCAGATTACCCATTTACAACAACGGAGCCTGTACCTGCGATGATGAAGTATAAAGATGTCCAAATCCAGCTCGTCGAAGTTCCTGGGTTGTTAGAGGGAGCTGCCCTAGGAAAAGGTATGGGACCACAGTTGCTTGCCGTCATAAGGAATGCCGATGCAATAGCAATAGTCGTTGATCTAAGTGAGGATCCAATTAAGCAGATGGAGATCTTACTAAGGGAATTTGAGAGAGCTGGAATTAAGGTCAACAAGAGGAAACCAAGAGTTGAAATTAAGAAAACACCAAGCGGTGGGATTGTGATAAATGGGGCTGAAAACATAAAAGGAGATATAAACGAAGTCATGAGAATGCTCAGAGAGGAGAAGATACATTCTGCTGAAATTACTGTTAAGGAACCAGTGACTCTTGAGGAATTTGCAGATGCATTAGACGATAGTCTCGTTTGGAAGAAGGCAATCATAATAGCCAACAAGGGAGATGCTCCAGGGAGTAAAAGGAATTACGAAAGGCTCGTCGAGAGGTATAGTGAGAGATTTAAGATAATTCCCGTCTCAGCTAAGAGAAGAATCAACCTTGAGAAGGTTAAGGAGGCATTATATGAGATTGCAGATATAATAAGGGTGTTCACAAAGAGTCCTGGAGAAGAGCCAGCATATCCACCTATAGCTATGAAGAGAGGTTCAACAGTTTTAGATGTTGCAGAGAAGATACACAAAGATCTCGTCAAGAACTTTAAGTATGCAAGGGTGTGGGGAAAGAGTGTAAAATTCCCAGGACAAAGAGTTGGACCAGACCACGTTCTTGAAGATGGTGATATAGTAGAAATACATGCAAGGTAG
- a CDS encoding cell wall-binding repeat-containing protein → MKKFLPLLISFLILSTGIPNSEAQVKNIIILVSDNEADLTLAEKIGELLKAEVVVTPWGIYNESISVEIINRNPSLVLIIGGPKAVNPQYESDLQALGIPYTRKWGETRVETALAVLEFIKKDYPGLFKDVKLAVVYGWDLAGILELRKLMRKQNVIPVYVSRNSTKIPITWNDKVIIVETPLSINILRKLRIPNPVIVRANITADVAKDAIERAEVAIERAKRVIELTRFHVGNMLESATRLLNMAKDAYSHGNYLRAYNYANLARLQAERIISMGLLLRPGLKLPPRLEVQMQLRFLKMLVMRLESQGVNVRQVRELISKAEEALRRGDISTAMDYIRKAKEMLKYVYRQRGEKGRKPKI, encoded by the coding sequence ATGAAAAAATTCCTCCCCCTCTTAATTTCTTTTCTCATATTGTCCACAGGCATACCAAATTCAGAGGCTCAAGTGAAGAACATCATCATCCTAGTAAGTGATAATGAGGCAGATCTAACTTTAGCGGAAAAGATTGGAGAGTTGTTGAAAGCGGAGGTTGTAGTGACACCATGGGGAATCTATAATGAGAGCATTAGCGTTGAGATTATCAACAGAAATCCATCTCTCGTCTTGATCATAGGGGGTCCAAAGGCAGTTAATCCCCAATATGAGTCTGACCTTCAAGCACTCGGAATTCCATACACGAGGAAGTGGGGAGAGACTAGAGTGGAAACAGCACTTGCCGTTTTAGAGTTTATAAAGAAGGACTATCCAGGATTATTTAAAGATGTGAAACTTGCCGTCGTCTATGGATGGGATCTCGCAGGTATTTTGGAACTGAGGAAGCTGATGAGAAAGCAAAATGTAATACCAGTATACGTCTCCAGGAATTCAACTAAAATTCCAATCACCTGGAATGATAAAGTGATTATAGTGGAAACTCCACTTTCGATTAACATTCTAAGGAAACTCAGGATCCCAAATCCTGTGATAGTAAGGGCAAATATAACGGCTGATGTTGCAAAAGATGCCATTGAAAGAGCAGAAGTGGCAATAGAAAGGGCCAAGAGGGTTATTGAGTTAACTAGATTTCACGTGGGAAACATGCTGGAGAGTGCCACGAGGTTGTTGAACATGGCAAAGGATGCTTATTCTCATGGAAACTACCTTAGGGCCTACAACTATGCCAATCTTGCTAGATTGCAGGCTGAGAGGATAATAAGCATGGGATTACTCCTAAGACCAGGATTAAAGCTTCCACCAAGGCTTGAGGTTCAGATGCAGCTGAGATTCTTAAAAATGCTTGTCATGAGGCTTGAATCCCAGGGAGTGAACGTTAGACAAGTCAGGGAGTTAATATCAAAAGCTGAAGAGGCGCTAAGACGTGGAGACATATCAACTGCAATGGACTATATAAGGAAAGCAAAGGAGATGCTGAAGTACGTGTACAGGCAAAGGGGAGAAAAAGGGAGGAAACCTAAGATTTAG